The Buchnera aphidicola (Nipponaphis monzeni) genome includes the window TGAAGTATAGTTTAAATTTTTGAAATGTAAATATGTTTAAATTTATATTTGAGTTATTTTTTAGTACATCTACTCATTTATTATTTTATGATAGTTTAGTTAAAATAATAAATAGTACGTTAGTAATATTAATAACAAGCATATTTAATAAATTAAAATTAATAACAAATTTTAAGTAGTGAATATGTTGATTATGTATTGATAATATATAAATAAAATTACGATTCTTAAAAAATGTTGTATATGTATGAATATTATGAATGTATAATATTATTTAAATATTTAAAATATTTATATATTAAGAAATGTTATGTGTATATTAATTTTTGTAAATTGTTTGATATAATATGTAATGTATAATTTTGTTGAGTTATATAATGAATTTTTTAATTATAAATTATAATAATAAAAAATATTTTTTTTAGGATAGTAAGTTTATTTTTTATAAGTAACAATATCAGTTGTCAACTTAAATATAAATTACTTTAAAAGTTAAGTATATTCTTTAATTTTTTATATTGCTTTTTTTATATATTATTTAATAATATTTCGTAATTTATAAGTTTTTATTTGCATTTGTTAGATGATTTTAGAGTACTATTTTAGTAACAATTATATTGTTTTGTAACACATTTTATGTGTATTACGCATATTTATCACGTGTGTATTACCTTAAATATTGAATTAATCATAAATTTTATATAATTGATTATTAATAAGAATATGATAAAATTTCATATAGTTATGTTATATAATATTTTTATATGTATTTGTTACATATAATTCAGTAGTAAATGTTATTTTAATATGTAAAGTAATCCATAAGTTACTTAATTTGTTTATAAAATACAAGTATTATATTTAAAAATATTAAAAGATATCTTTCACACTTTTTTAAAATAAAATAATCAACTCGTATTGAATAATATGAGTGATATTAGTTTATTTCCAGTTAAATTAAATTGATTATTATAACATGAGAGCAAATTATGAAAAAATCAACTTTAATGTTGATTATGATTTCAATTACATTAACATTAACGTTAACTTTAAAAGTTTTTTTTAGTAGTACAAGTATAGCGAATATTAGGAATATTCCAGTAGCATATAAATTACCAAGTTTAGCACCTATGTTAGAACAAGTTATTCCTTCTGTTGTCAGTATTATTATTGAAGGAAATACAGTTGTTCATACACCAAAATCGTCTGATCAATCTTATAGTTTTTTTAGAAAAAATTTGTGTTTACATAATAAAATATTTTTTCCTGTGGAAAAAACTTTTAATCGTAATTTTTTAAAAGAAAGTATTGCAAGATACGATAAATTTCGTGCTTTAGGATCTGGTGTAATTATAGATGCTTCAAACAATTACGTAGTTACTAATAATCATGTGGTGAATCATGCTAATAAAATCCAAGTACAATTAAGTGATGGTCGTAAATATCAAGCGGTGGTAATTGGAAAAGATGTACGTTCAGACATTGCATTAATTCAACTTAAGGGTGCAGAAAAATTAACTGCTATTAAAATTGCTAACTCCGATAAAATAAAAGTAGGTGATTATACTATTGCTATTGGAAATCCTTATGGTTTAGGAGGAACTGTAACTTCAGGGATTATATCAGCTATTGGAAGAAGTGGATTAAATATTGAACATTATGAAAATTTTATTCAAACTGATGCAGCTATTAATAGGGGTAATTCTGGGGGAGCTTTAGTAAATTTAAAAGGTGAGCTAATTGGAATTAATACTGCTATTTTAGCCCCAGATGGTGGTAATATAGGTATTGGTTTTGCTATTCCTTCTAATATGGTTAAAAATTTAACTAAACAAATGGTAAATTTTGGACAAGTTAGAAGAGGAGAGTTAGGTATTATAGGTACAGAATTAAATTCTGAATTAGCTAAAGTTATGAAATTAAATACACAAAAAGGTGCTTTTGTTAGTCAAGTATATCCAAATTCTGCTGCTGATCGATCAGGAATAAAATCTGGAGATGTTATTATTTTTTTAAATAACAAACCGATATATAGTTTTCTATCATTAAGAGCTGAAATTTCTTCTTTTCCCATTAATACAGAAATAATACTTGGAATATTACGTGACGGTCATGTTAAAAAGTTTGTTATAAAGTTAGAAAAAATTTTGAGAGAAACTATAGATTCTTCAAATGTTGATATTATAATAGAAGGCGCTGAGTTAAGTAATTGCGATATTAACGGATATAAAAGAGTTTTAATTAACGATGTGAAATCAAATACCTCTGCTTTTGCTCTTGGTTTAAGAAAAAATGACATTATTTTAGGATTAAATAAGATGTCTGTTTCTAGTGTAGAGGATTTAAGAAGAATATTAAGTAAAAAGCCTTCTATATTAGTATTTTGTATACAAAGAGGAAATCATGTAATTTATTTATTATTGCAATAATTTTTTTAATAAAAATGTTTCTGACATCTTTTTTTTAAAGACATCAGAAACATAAAATAATTGTTATATAAATATTTACTAATTATTTTTTAATTGTATTCTCTTAGAATTTTATTAATTTCTATTTTACTTAAAGTTTGTGAATCAATTTCTTTTACAATAACAGCACAATATAATCCATGAGAATTATTTTTGGATGGTAAGTATCCAGGTACTACAACAGATTTTTTAGGTACTTTTCCATAGTGTATTGTTCCTGTATTTCTATTATAAATTTTAGTACTTTGACCAATAAATACTCCCATAGAAATAACGCAATTTTCTTCTATTATTACCCCTTCTACAATTTCAGAGCGAGCACCTATAAAACAGTTATCTTCTATAATTGTTGGGTTAGATTGTAGCGGTTCTAATACGCCGCCTATACCTGCTCCTCCGGATATATGTACATTATTTCCTATTTGTGCACATGATCCAATGGTAGCCCAAGTATCTATCATGCTGTTTTTCCCTATATGTGCTCCTATATTGACATAACAAGGCATTAATACACTGTTTTCTGATATAAAAGATCCATAACGTACAGTGGCTTGCGGGACAATACGTACTTTATCTTTTTTAAATTCTTCTTCGCTGTAATCACTATATTTAAGTTTTATTTTATCATAATAAGTTGTTTCTAATCCGTGAATAATGTTATTTTCAGAAATCATGTAATACAGTAGTATAGCTTTTTTTAACCATTGATGAGTTGTCCATTGTCCATTTATTTTTTCAGATATTTTTAATTTTCCTTCATTTAACATTTGTATGGTTTTTTCAATAGTACTTTTGTGTTCAGGATCAATGTTGTCTAAATGAATTGTTTCTTTTTGTTCAAATATTATTTTGATTTGTTTTTCTAGTGTTTTCATGTTTAGATGTATACTCTATTTTGTTTGTTAGTAATCTTAGTACATATTAAATACATTTTAAATAAATAATTTAAAAAAACAATATTATATTAGTTAATAATATATATTATAGTAATTTTTTATTCATTAATAAGAACAGGTTGAATTTTCTCTTTGTGCTGATAAGTAAGTATTTCACATCCATTTTCAGTTACTAAAATAGTATGTTCATATTGAGCTGAAAGGCTTTGGTCTTTAGTTTTTATTGTCCATCCATCTTTTTCACATACGACTTCTTTATTACCTGCATTAATCATAGGTTCAATAGTAAAAGTCATACCTGTTTTTAAAGTTAATCCATTATCATTTCCTAAATAATGTAATATTTGAGGAGGTTCATGGAATAATTTGCCAATACCATGACCACAATATTCTCTTACTACAGAAAATTTCCTTTTTTCTACATATTCTTGTATTTTTTTACCTAATTTAAATAATCTAATACCAGGTTTAATTAATTTTATTGCTGTATATAAGCTTTGTTGTGTAGTATAACAGAGTTTATTAGCTACAGGACT containing:
- a CDS encoding Do family serine endopeptidase — its product is MKKSTLMLIMISITLTLTLTLKVFFSSTSIANIRNIPVAYKLPSLAPMLEQVIPSVVSIIIEGNTVVHTPKSSDQSYSFFRKNLCLHNKIFFPVEKTFNRNFLKESIARYDKFRALGSGVIIDASNNYVVTNNHVVNHANKIQVQLSDGRKYQAVVIGKDVRSDIALIQLKGAEKLTAIKIANSDKIKVGDYTIAIGNPYGLGGTVTSGIISAIGRSGLNIEHYENFIQTDAAINRGNSGGALVNLKGELIGINTAILAPDGGNIGIGFAIPSNMVKNLTKQMVNFGQVRRGELGIIGTELNSELAKVMKLNTQKGAFVSQVYPNSAADRSGIKSGDVIIFLNNKPIYSFLSLRAEISSFPINTEIILGILRDGHVKKFVIKLEKILRETIDSSNVDIIIEGAELSNCDINGYKRVLINDVKSNTSAFALGLRKNDIILGLNKMSVSSVEDLRRILSKKPSILVFCIQRGNHVIYLLLQ
- the dapD gene encoding 2,3,4,5-tetrahydropyridine-2,6-dicarboxylate N-succinyltransferase, producing the protein MKTLEKQIKIIFEQKETIHLDNIDPEHKSTIEKTIQMLNEGKLKISEKINGQWTTHQWLKKAILLYYMISENNIIHGLETTYYDKIKLKYSDYSEEEFKKDKVRIVPQATVRYGSFISENSVLMPCYVNIGAHIGKNSMIDTWATIGSCAQIGNNVHISGGAGIGGVLEPLQSNPTIIEDNCFIGARSEIVEGVIIEENCVISMGVFIGQSTKIYNRNTGTIHYGKVPKKSVVVPGYLPSKNNSHGLYCAVIVKEIDSQTLSKIEINKILREYN
- the map gene encoding type I methionyl aminopeptidase; translated protein: MNNISIKNSQEIEKMRISGKLTAEVLEMIEHYLSPGITTSDIDNICYNYIINKQKAIPACLGYNGFPKSICTSVNNVVCHGIPNTSQILKKGDIINIDISIIKNGYHGDSSKMFYIGDISPVANKLCYTTQQSLYTAIKLIKPGIRLFKLGKKIQEYVEKRKFSVVREYCGHGIGKLFHEPPQILHYLGNDNGLTLKTGMTFTIEPMINAGNKEVVCEKDGWTIKTKDQSLSAQYEHTILVTENGCEILTYQHKEKIQPVLINE